One region of Streptomyces sp. NBC_00442 genomic DNA includes:
- the ruvX gene encoding Holliday junction resolvase RuvX: MRRGRRLAIDVGDARIGVASCDPDGVLATPVETVPGRDVPAAHRRLRQLVAEYEPIEVIVGLPRSLNGGEGPAAAKVRRFAQELARGIAPLGVRLVDERMTTVTATQGLRASGVKAKKGRSVIDQAAAVIILQNALEAERVSDTPPGEGVEVVI; the protein is encoded by the coding sequence ATGCGCCGAGGACGCCGACTCGCGATCGATGTCGGAGACGCCCGGATCGGGGTCGCCTCGTGCGACCCCGACGGGGTGCTCGCCACGCCGGTGGAGACCGTGCCGGGACGCGACGTCCCGGCCGCCCACCGGCGGTTGCGGCAGCTGGTCGCGGAGTACGAACCGATCGAGGTGATCGTCGGACTGCCCCGTTCCCTCAACGGGGGAGAGGGCCCGGCCGCCGCCAAAGTCCGGCGCTTCGCCCAGGAGTTGGCGCGCGGCATCGCCCCGCTCGGGGTCCGGCTCGTCGACGAGCGCATGACCACGGTCACCGCGACGCAGGGGCTGCGGGCCTCGGGCGTGAAGGCGAAGAAGGGCAGATCGGTCATCGACCAGGCCGCCGCGGTGATCATCCTCCAGAACGCCCTTGAGGCCGAACGGGTGTCAGACACGCCTCCGGGCGAAGGCGTCGAAGTGGTTATCTGA